In Desulfomonile tiedjei DSM 6799, a genomic segment contains:
- a CDS encoding metallophosphoesterase family protein — MNELKREIVLAGMADLHFKRNSQGSLKQVFLEISREADVLLLCGDITEAGYIEEARALVDELKALSNFPVIAVLGNHDFEQGKETEIRKLFRRSGMMVLDGETCEFYGVGFAGVKGFGGGFGNRALQPWGEQIIKQFVNAAIKEATSLESALAKLRTKRKIVLLHYSPIRETVRGEDQEIFPYLGSSRLEDPLNRYSITAVFHGHSHHGTHEGKTANGTPVYNVALGVLARNFPENPFYRLVRISLE, encoded by the coding sequence ATGAACGAGTTAAAAAGAGAAATAGTTTTGGCGGGAATGGCAGATTTGCATTTCAAAAGGAATTCCCAAGGATCGTTAAAACAGGTCTTCCTGGAAATCTCCCGCGAAGCGGATGTGCTGTTGCTCTGTGGAGATATCACGGAGGCCGGATATATCGAGGAAGCTCGGGCTCTTGTAGATGAGCTGAAAGCACTGAGCAATTTTCCGGTTATAGCCGTTCTCGGAAATCACGATTTTGAACAGGGTAAAGAAACCGAAATTCGTAAGCTTTTCCGTAGGTCGGGAATGATGGTTCTGGATGGAGAAACCTGCGAATTCTATGGGGTGGGTTTTGCTGGAGTAAAAGGTTTCGGCGGAGGATTCGGAAACCGTGCTTTGCAGCCCTGGGGTGAACAGATTATCAAGCAGTTCGTAAACGCTGCGATAAAGGAAGCGACATCGCTCGAATCGGCTCTCGCCAAATTGCGGACCAAGAGGAAAATCGTGTTGCTGCACTATTCGCCGATACGGGAGACAGTGCGGGGTGAGGACCAGGAGATCTTCCCATACCTGGGCTCCAGCAGGCTCGAAGATCCGCTGAATCGATATTCGATTACTGCGGTATTTCACGGTCATTCTCATCACGGAACTCACGAAGGAAAAACCGCGAACGGCACTCCGGTATACAACGTGGCGTTAGGGGTGCTCGCGCGAAATTTTCCGGAAAATCCGTTCTATCGACTTGTAAGGATATCTTTGGAGTAA
- a CDS encoding ankyrin repeat domain-containing protein yields the protein MAMSILDEKFAAILDSPESIQCFRCKHLVKWPYCLAFLSGSGIPEEIRENTFDHVLPFPGDHGIRFLEKDSPYELSESSLREVIAQYQGTVIMPELGNRKLEVAENRYQTESLAPDLIHACKIGDVETVKQLLAERVNVNQRDEQGNTPLMHACRNCHPEIVKLLLKSGCDVHVTDKYSKKAIHIALDWGYPTIVKLLEVYEEPGHLDFR from the coding sequence ATGGCTATGAGCATACTTGACGAGAAATTCGCTGCCATCCTGGATTCCCCGGAGAGCATTCAGTGCTTTCGTTGCAAGCACCTTGTGAAATGGCCCTACTGCCTTGCTTTCCTCTCTGGCTCGGGAATTCCTGAAGAAATTCGGGAGAATACCTTTGATCATGTCCTGCCGTTTCCCGGTGATCATGGAATACGCTTCCTGGAGAAGGACTCTCCTTATGAGTTGTCGGAAAGCTCTCTGAGAGAAGTCATTGCCCAATATCAGGGTACTGTGATCATGCCGGAATTGGGAAACCGGAAACTAGAGGTGGCAGAGAATAGGTACCAGACCGAATCACTCGCTCCGGATCTGATTCACGCATGCAAAATCGGTGATGTAGAAACAGTTAAGCAGCTTCTCGCCGAAAGAGTCAACGTCAATCAACGAGACGAGCAGGGTAACACTCCTCTCATGCACGCATGCAGGAACTGCCACCCGGAGATCGTGAAATTGCTCCTGAAAAGCGGCTGCGATGTGCACGTTACAGATAAATACTCAAAGAAAGCAATCCACATAGCCTTGGACTGGGGCTATCCTACCATCGTGAAACTGCTGGAGGTTTACGAAGAACCGGGACATCTCGATTTCAGATAA
- a CDS encoding ubiquinol-cytochrome c reductase iron-sulfur subunit encodes MSRILDLLKAFAGICKTQPLDQSFWKVRGSEITIDLEDIPELQKKDGAVYLKGQTLSVPVLVVRRPDNSYLCVENRCTHMGRKLDPEPGGKTLRCCSVSHSIFDDRGNKLTGPAKGPVKVYPSREIDGKLVIDLT; translated from the coding sequence ATGTCCAGGATTCTCGATCTTCTCAAGGCGTTCGCAGGTATTTGTAAAACTCAACCTCTGGATCAAAGTTTCTGGAAAGTCCGAGGTTCGGAGATCACCATTGACCTGGAAGACATTCCGGAGCTCCAGAAGAAAGATGGAGCGGTCTACCTGAAAGGCCAAACCTTGAGTGTACCTGTTCTCGTGGTCAGAAGACCGGATAATAGTTATTTGTGCGTTGAAAACCGTTGCACGCACATGGGCCGCAAACTTGACCCTGAGCCCGGCGGAAAAACGTTGCGCTGCTGCAGCGTCAGTCACTCGATATTTGACGATCGAGGAAATAAGCTTACAGGACCTGCAAAAGGTCCGGTGAAAGTCTATCCTTCCCGGGAAATCGATGGGAAACTTGTGATCGATCTGACCTGA
- a CDS encoding sulfite exporter TauE/SafE family protein, producing the protein MDSFGFYSAILCVTGVTVGFLSGLLGVGGAFLMVPVQFWVLTSMGFAPEVAIRTSFGTGLLVLVPTALSGAYAHHRLGEVVWKAAVILGIIGGAGAFIGAFTASQLSAKHLTVCFGIVVILLGIRMSTAELVETGKQRVESVGLYVLWGLPFGFLAGLIGVGGGGIMTVVMVLFLGFTVHEAVGTSSAMMIFTAIGGALSYLINGLGVVDLPPYSTGYLNWLQCLLLASGVPMAVVGARVAHALPARKLRFLLILVMFYVGIKMLLIL; encoded by the coding sequence ATGGATTCATTTGGTTTCTATTCCGCGATATTGTGCGTTACTGGAGTAACAGTTGGCTTTTTATCAGGACTTCTCGGAGTTGGCGGTGCGTTTCTCATGGTACCGGTTCAATTCTGGGTTTTGACTTCGATGGGATTTGCACCGGAAGTCGCCATCAGGACAAGTTTCGGCACGGGCCTTCTCGTGCTCGTTCCCACGGCACTTTCCGGTGCATATGCTCATCACCGCCTGGGAGAAGTTGTCTGGAAAGCTGCTGTGATTCTCGGGATTATCGGAGGAGCCGGGGCATTCATCGGGGCATTTACCGCGTCACAACTTTCGGCAAAACATTTGACGGTATGCTTCGGAATAGTAGTGATTCTGCTGGGAATCCGCATGAGCACGGCTGAACTCGTGGAAACCGGAAAGCAGCGGGTCGAGAGTGTTGGGCTTTACGTCTTGTGGGGACTACCGTTCGGATTCCTGGCAGGATTGATCGGCGTGGGTGGAGGCGGAATCATGACGGTTGTCATGGTCCTGTTCCTCGGCTTTACCGTACATGAAGCGGTGGGTACTTCCTCTGCAATGATGATATTCACGGCTATCGGCGGTGCATTATCATACCTGATCAACGGGCTCGGAGTGGTGGACTTGCCTCCGTACTCCACGGGGTACTTGAATTGGCTTCAGTGCTTGTTGCTGGCTTCCGGGGTCCCTATGGCAGTGGTCGGCGCCAGAGTAGCGCATGCACTTCCCGCCCGAAAGCTGCGATTTCTTCTGATTCTCGTAATGTTCTACGTGGGAATCAAGATGCTCCTGATACTCTGA
- the gap gene encoding type I glyceraldehyde-3-phosphate dehydrogenase: MARIAINGMGRIGRASFKIIMDEPQLELVAVNDLIPADDLAYLLVYDSVYRKFSKQVKSRQEGLVVGEKTFKVFNERNPEKLPWGKLNVDIVLECTGLFTKRDDMEKHIRAGAKRVILSAPSKSDDITTVVYGVNAPDPANVTLISTASCTTNCITPIMEIIGRRIGIKKAMMSTVHAYTGSQALVDGPHKKPRRGRAAAVNLVPTSTGAAEATTKVLTQLSEKFDGVAIRGPVPAGSIADIVVLTERPTSVDEIISIFKEEVQTPRYKNVVGVTEDPIVSSDIIQDPRASVIDLSMTRVVDGDLVNIMSWYDNEWGYANQMVREAARIAGQPQ, from the coding sequence ATGGCACGCATCGCAATTAATGGAATGGGTAGAATAGGCCGGGCTTCATTTAAAATTATCATGGATGAGCCACAACTGGAACTCGTGGCGGTGAACGACCTGATCCCCGCGGACGATCTCGCATATCTATTGGTTTATGATTCGGTGTATCGCAAGTTTTCCAAACAAGTCAAAAGCCGGCAGGAGGGCCTAGTTGTCGGTGAAAAGACCTTCAAAGTGTTTAATGAGAGGAATCCCGAAAAATTGCCCTGGGGAAAACTCAATGTAGATATCGTTCTTGAGTGCACGGGTTTGTTCACGAAGCGCGACGACATGGAAAAGCATATTAGAGCCGGTGCCAAACGAGTCATACTTTCGGCTCCCTCAAAAAGCGATGACATTACAACAGTTGTGTACGGGGTGAATGCACCCGATCCCGCAAACGTGACTCTGATTTCCACTGCAAGCTGCACGACAAACTGCATTACACCGATTATGGAAATTATCGGCAGGAGAATCGGAATCAAAAAAGCGATGATGAGCACAGTGCACGCGTACACCGGATCTCAAGCTCTCGTCGACGGACCCCACAAAAAACCGAGGCGCGGCCGCGCGGCAGCCGTGAATCTGGTGCCCACATCGACGGGAGCGGCGGAAGCAACCACAAAGGTTTTGACACAACTTTCCGAGAAATTCGATGGCGTAGCGATTCGCGGGCCGGTTCCTGCGGGCTCCATAGCAGATATCGTTGTCCTCACGGAACGGCCGACCTCCGTAGACGAAATCATAAGTATCTTCAAAGAAGAGGTTCAGACTCCCAGATACAAAAATGTTGTCGGCGTAACTGAAGATCCTATAGTCTCTTCGGATATCATACAGGATCCGCGTGCATCCGTTATCGATCTTTCCATGACTCGCGTAGTTGACGGAGATCTGGTGAACATTATGAGCTGGTACGACAACGAATGGGGTTATGCAAATCAAATGGTGCGAGAAGCAGCGCGGATAGCCGGTCAGCCACAATAA
- a CDS encoding glycosyltransferase, whose product MDVTEKIVRLEDYEQYIGSKTVDRIFEKAWKLQHKHVAHINSTYYGGGVAELLSSLTLLMNSVGIKTGWRIIQGSPDFFTLTKKIHNALQGDPINLSKRKKDLLEFVIKQNAIRNHLDHDMVIVHDPQPLFMINEYQKHGPWIWRCHVDMSHPNQELWDYFRPTVEKYDAVILSTKDYKQNLKTPQVFMMPAINPFSITNRNFSDEEVEARLKRHNIPTDLPLVVQISRFDRWKDPKGVIEAFKIARKEVDATLVLLGNVATDDPEGPEVYHSLLDNRDDRIIIMSVQDSSLVNALQRRATVVLQKSVREGFGLTVAEAMWKGNPVIGGNAGGIKYQIQDGVNGFLVNSVHEAADRIVQLIKNPKLRERMGQAAHESVREKFLLSRYLEQYLDLFNAFETVYLLHR is encoded by the coding sequence GTGGATGTAACAGAGAAGATCGTCCGCCTGGAGGATTACGAGCAGTATATAGGCTCGAAAACGGTAGATCGTATTTTCGAGAAAGCTTGGAAACTGCAGCATAAGCATGTGGCTCATATAAATTCCACCTACTACGGCGGAGGAGTGGCCGAACTGCTGAGCTCTTTGACTCTGTTAATGAACAGTGTAGGGATAAAGACCGGCTGGAGGATAATTCAGGGGTCGCCGGATTTCTTCACGCTTACCAAAAAAATACACAATGCCCTTCAAGGCGATCCGATCAACCTATCAAAAAGGAAAAAGGATCTCCTTGAATTTGTCATAAAACAAAATGCTATTCGGAATCATCTGGACCACGATATGGTGATCGTTCACGATCCTCAGCCTCTGTTCATGATCAACGAGTATCAAAAACACGGCCCGTGGATCTGGCGATGTCATGTTGACATGTCACACCCGAACCAAGAGCTTTGGGATTATTTTCGACCCACAGTAGAAAAATACGATGCAGTAATTCTCAGCACTAAGGATTACAAGCAAAATCTCAAGACACCGCAAGTGTTTATGATGCCTGCAATCAATCCGTTTTCTATTACGAATCGGAATTTTTCCGATGAAGAAGTCGAAGCCAGGCTAAAGCGTCATAATATCCCGACGGATCTGCCCTTGGTGGTACAGATATCCAGGTTCGATCGATGGAAAGACCCCAAAGGAGTCATAGAAGCATTCAAAATTGCCAGAAAAGAAGTGGACGCAACCCTCGTGCTTCTGGGCAACGTGGCAACAGACGATCCGGAGGGACCGGAGGTATATCACTCGCTTCTCGACAATCGTGACGATCGAATAATCATAATGAGTGTCCAGGACAGCTCTCTGGTGAACGCATTACAACGCCGCGCGACAGTGGTTTTACAAAAATCCGTACGCGAAGGATTCGGGCTCACAGTTGCAGAGGCCATGTGGAAAGGGAATCCGGTGATCGGTGGGAATGCTGGAGGCATCAAGTATCAAATACAAGACGGAGTAAACGGATTTCTGGTGAATTCCGTCCACGAAGCAGCCGATAGAATTGTTCAGCTCATCAAGAATCCGAAATTACGCGAGCGAATGGGGCAAGCGGCCCACGAGAGCGTCAGGGAAAAATTCTTGCTGAGCCGCTATTTGGAGCAATATCTCGATCTCTTTAATGCCTTTGAGACAGTGTACCTCCTCCATCGGTAA
- a CDS encoding YbhB/YbcL family Raf kinase inhibitor-like protein — translation MIHRISYLLGALLMLALCGDPSQCYSETKGGQTMNIEIRSTAFEEGAMIPKLYTCDGKDISPALSWSGVPAEAKSIVLIMDDPDAPRGTWVHWLLFDIPADTKSLAENVPRVPSLPDGARHGNNSWGSKKIGYGGPCPPSGTHRYFFKIYALDTKLDLKPGATVDQVQQAMKGHVIAEGQLMGKYKR, via the coding sequence ATGATTCACAGGATATCTTATTTGCTCGGCGCACTGTTGATGTTGGCGTTATGCGGAGATCCAAGCCAATGTTACTCAGAAACCAAGGGAGGCCAAACTATGAACATCGAAATTAGGAGTACGGCCTTTGAAGAGGGAGCAATGATACCCAAGCTGTACACATGCGACGGTAAAGACATTTCTCCTGCACTGTCCTGGAGCGGCGTGCCTGCCGAAGCGAAAAGCATCGTGCTGATCATGGACGATCCGGACGCGCCACGGGGTACATGGGTTCATTGGCTGTTATTCGACATTCCTGCCGACACAAAAAGCCTGGCAGAAAACGTACCTCGCGTCCCGTCTCTCCCCGATGGAGCGAGACACGGGAACAATAGCTGGGGCAGCAAGAAGATCGGATACGGAGGACCATGCCCACCCAGCGGGACTCACAGGTACTTTTTCAAGATCTATGCGTTAGACACAAAGCTCGATCTGAAGCCAGGGGCAACAGTAGATCAAGTCCAGCAGGCAATGAAAGGTCACGTCATTGCTGAGGGTCAACTCATGGGGAAATACAAAAGATAG
- a CDS encoding efflux RND transporter permease subunit, with product MLSNFFLERPVFAWVIAIIMMLAGGLAIYNLPISQYPPIAPPSIAITGYYPGASAETVEDSVTQIIEQKMTGFDRMLYMSASSDSSGAARIELTFSPGTDPDLAWAQVQNKLQLALPSLPEVVQRQGLKVMKSTKNYLMLVGLISEDGSMDENDLRDYAQSNIEKVLARVPGVGEVESFGTQYSMRIWLDPDKLTDYQLTVDDIITELKSHNVEVSAGQFGGTPAVQGQRLNASIIVQNLLRTPDEFGAIPLRINTDGSIVRIRNVGRTELGTEQYNIQARYNGKPTAALAIRQTAGANALDTADAVRAKMDELSKYFPAAMKVTYPYDTTPFVRVAIDEVVKTLLEAIVLVFLVMYLFLGNIRATLIPTIAVPVVILGTFAILGLFGFSINMLTMFAMVLAIGLLVDDAIVVVENVERIMTEEGLPPKEATSRSMKEITSALIGVGLVLSAVFGPMAFFAGSTGVIYRQFSVTIIASMLLSVLVALILTPVLCASLLRPVEKGHEGAETGFFLFRPFLLWFDRTFFWFRDKYMTMVSSVLSGKRRYLFVFFLIVVALGFLFQRMPTAYLPDEDQGLMLIQTMLPAGSTLEQTQEVMDEIRDHFLITEKESVHSLTTITGTSFSGTGQNLGMAFVMLKDWKLRNRPDLKVTALAARAMGRFSTIRNAMVFAFPPPAVIELGNAKGFDFQLQDRGGIDHAELMTVRNQLLGMAAQDPRLTAVRPNGLNDVPQYRINVDWEKAGTLGVPITTIHNTISAAFGSSYVNDFIQGGRVKRVYVQADACYRMLPKDLEKLYVRNTAGKMVPFSSFASGKWISGSPRLERYNAFPSMNIWGEAAPGRSSGEAMQAMEDIVTKLPKGVGFDWTGLSYQERMASSQASMLYAFSILAIFLFLAALYESWTVPFSIMLALPLGAIGGVLASSFRALPNDVYFQIGLLTTLGLTTKNAILIVQFAKTRLEEGMGLIEATLEGAKLRLRPIVMTSLAFGFGVLPLALATGAGAGAQKAIGTSVLGGMMTATFLAIFFIPLFYVVIFRIFGSKKKEQRHPITPA from the coding sequence ATGTTATCCAATTTCTTTCTGGAACGTCCGGTGTTCGCGTGGGTAATAGCGATCATCATGATGCTTGCCGGTGGGCTGGCAATCTACAATTTACCCATATCGCAGTATCCCCCTATTGCTCCTCCCTCAATCGCGATTACCGGCTATTATCCCGGCGCGTCTGCAGAAACGGTTGAGGATAGCGTTACTCAAATTATAGAACAGAAGATGACCGGCTTCGACAGGATGCTGTATATGTCCGCAAGCAGCGATTCCTCGGGTGCCGCCAGAATCGAGCTTACATTCTCCCCAGGGACCGATCCGGACCTTGCGTGGGCTCAGGTGCAGAATAAACTCCAACTCGCTTTGCCGAGTTTGCCGGAGGTGGTGCAACGTCAGGGCCTCAAGGTCATGAAATCCACCAAGAATTACCTGATGCTCGTTGGATTGATCTCCGAAGACGGCAGCATGGACGAGAACGATCTCAGGGACTATGCGCAATCCAACATCGAAAAAGTGTTGGCCCGGGTTCCTGGTGTGGGAGAGGTCGAGAGCTTTGGAACACAGTATTCAATGCGGATCTGGTTGGATCCCGACAAATTGACCGACTATCAACTTACGGTCGATGACATCATCACGGAACTCAAGTCGCACAATGTGGAAGTATCCGCCGGTCAGTTCGGCGGCACACCCGCGGTGCAAGGCCAGCGGTTGAATGCCTCCATTATCGTGCAGAACCTTCTGCGCACTCCTGACGAGTTTGGGGCCATACCGCTTCGCATCAATACCGATGGTTCCATCGTCCGAATACGAAACGTAGGTCGGACAGAACTAGGGACCGAACAATACAATATCCAAGCACGATACAACGGCAAACCAACTGCCGCTCTCGCCATTCGGCAGACTGCAGGAGCCAACGCTCTGGACACAGCTGATGCTGTCAGAGCCAAGATGGATGAATTGAGCAAGTATTTTCCTGCCGCAATGAAGGTTACATACCCGTACGATACAACTCCCTTTGTAAGAGTGGCCATCGATGAAGTCGTCAAGACGCTCTTAGAGGCAATTGTACTCGTGTTTTTGGTCATGTATCTTTTCCTGGGCAACATCCGGGCCACTCTGATTCCGACCATTGCAGTGCCGGTAGTGATTTTGGGGACTTTCGCTATCCTGGGTTTGTTCGGGTTCTCCATCAACATGTTGACTATGTTCGCTATGGTCCTGGCCATCGGTCTTCTAGTAGATGATGCCATCGTTGTCGTCGAAAACGTGGAACGAATCATGACCGAGGAAGGACTCCCCCCGAAGGAAGCCACGAGCAGGTCAATGAAAGAGATCACCAGCGCGCTGATCGGAGTCGGGCTGGTGCTCTCTGCGGTGTTCGGCCCCATGGCCTTCTTTGCCGGATCCACCGGTGTCATCTATCGGCAGTTTTCTGTCACCATCATCGCTTCCATGCTTCTCTCGGTTCTTGTTGCCCTTATCCTGACACCGGTTCTCTGCGCGTCACTTCTCAGACCGGTTGAAAAAGGACATGAAGGCGCTGAGACAGGATTCTTCCTTTTTCGTCCCTTCTTGCTGTGGTTCGACCGGACATTCTTCTGGTTCAGAGACAAGTACATGACAATGGTCAGTAGCGTTCTTTCAGGGAAACGGCGCTACCTCTTTGTCTTCTTCCTGATAGTGGTTGCGTTGGGGTTCTTATTTCAGCGGATGCCTACCGCATACCTTCCTGATGAGGACCAGGGATTGATGCTTATTCAGACAATGCTTCCTGCGGGTTCGACACTGGAACAGACCCAGGAAGTCATGGATGAGATCAGGGATCATTTTCTGATCACTGAAAAAGAATCAGTGCATTCCCTTACGACCATTACCGGCACGAGCTTTTCCGGAACGGGCCAAAATTTGGGCATGGCATTTGTCATGCTTAAAGATTGGAAGCTTCGCAATCGACCGGATTTGAAGGTCACCGCCCTGGCTGCAAGAGCTATGGGAAGGTTTTCGACGATTCGAAACGCAATGGTGTTCGCTTTTCCCCCACCCGCTGTCATTGAACTGGGGAACGCCAAAGGATTTGATTTTCAATTGCAGGACCGTGGCGGGATCGATCACGCAGAACTCATGACTGTCCGCAACCAGCTCCTCGGGATGGCTGCACAAGATCCCAGGTTGACGGCTGTCCGGCCCAACGGTCTGAACGATGTGCCCCAATATCGGATAAACGTCGATTGGGAAAAGGCGGGCACCCTGGGAGTGCCCATTACGACCATACATAACACCATTTCAGCCGCATTCGGCAGCTCTTATGTAAACGACTTCATCCAGGGCGGCCGCGTCAAGAGAGTGTACGTCCAGGCTGATGCATGCTATCGCATGCTGCCAAAGGACCTGGAAAAGTTGTACGTGAGGAACACTGCCGGAAAGATGGTCCCCTTCTCTTCTTTTGCCTCCGGCAAGTGGATTTCCGGTTCCCCCAGGTTGGAACGCTATAATGCATTCCCTTCCATGAACATCTGGGGCGAAGCCGCGCCGGGGAGAAGTTCTGGTGAAGCGATGCAAGCGATGGAGGATATTGTAACGAAGTTGCCCAAGGGAGTTGGATTCGACTGGACCGGCCTCTCCTACCAGGAGCGGATGGCAAGTTCCCAGGCTTCCATGCTGTATGCGTTTTCCATTCTTGCCATTTTTCTGTTTTTGGCAGCTCTTTACGAAAGCTGGACCGTTCCTTTTTCGATTATGCTGGCATTGCCTTTGGGAGCCATCGGCGGGGTGCTGGCCTCGTCGTTTCGGGCACTGCCCAATGACGTTTATTTCCAGATAGGGCTTCTCACGACTCTGGGTTTGACCACAAAAAATGCCATCCTGATCGTACAATTCGCGAAAACGCGATTGGAAGAAGGTATGGGACTGATTGAGGCGACCCTGGAAGGTGCTAAATTGCGGCTTCGACCCATTGTCATGACCTCTTTGGCTTTCGGCTTCGGTGTTCTTCCCCTGGCTCTGGCAACCGGTGCGGGTGCTGGAGCCCAAAAAGCTATTGGGACCAGCGTCCTGGGAGGAATGATGACCGCAACATTCCTTGCGATTTTCTTCATTCCGCTTTTTTATGTCGTGATTTTCCGGATTTTCGGAAGCAAGAAGAAGGAGCAGAGACATCCGATTACGCCGGCATAG
- a CDS encoding efflux RND transporter periplasmic adaptor subunit yields MQSNETVYEPLKWIVVFTALLGGLFLGGCDRRQQSQQPAVPEVATVTVQPQELVLTTELPGRTCAYLVAEIRPQVNGIIKDRLFTEGSDVKAGQILYQIDPAPFQAALDSARASLLKSEANLPAVRLKAERSKQLLEAKAVSQQDFDDKDAALKQAEADVAYWKAAVETARINLDYTHICAPISGRIGKSNVTTGALVTAHQAVPMATIQEIDPIYVDVAQSTTELLRLKRNFQRGLLKNNGENQRTVKLLLDDGRPYPLEGTLQFRDVTVDPTTGSVILRIVFSNPKHVLLPGMFVRATVVEGTADQAILVPQQGVSRDPKGNPIALIVDADGKVQQKKLKLDRPIGDKWLVSSGLAPGDNLIVEGSLKVRPGATVKSVPFLDGQKAVKTPEDTHTASKESN; encoded by the coding sequence ATGCAATCAAATGAAACGGTTTACGAACCACTCAAATGGATCGTGGTTTTTACGGCCCTATTAGGTGGCCTCTTTTTGGGCGGTTGCGACCGCCGGCAACAATCCCAGCAGCCAGCCGTTCCAGAAGTCGCCACAGTGACAGTTCAGCCGCAAGAGCTTGTACTGACAACCGAATTACCTGGACGCACCTGCGCGTACCTCGTTGCGGAAATCCGGCCACAGGTGAACGGCATCATAAAGGACCGTTTATTCACGGAAGGTTCCGATGTGAAGGCCGGACAAATACTTTATCAAATCGATCCGGCTCCCTTCCAGGCGGCACTGGACAGCGCGCGAGCTTCGCTTCTCAAATCAGAGGCAAATCTGCCTGCAGTCAGGTTGAAAGCCGAGCGATCCAAACAATTGCTTGAGGCCAAAGCTGTCAGTCAACAGGACTTCGATGACAAAGACGCAGCCTTGAAGCAGGCAGAAGCTGATGTAGCCTACTGGAAGGCAGCCGTCGAGACTGCCCGTATTAACCTGGATTACACGCATATTTGCGCGCCCATCTCCGGGCGTATCGGCAAATCGAACGTCACGACCGGCGCTCTTGTGACCGCGCATCAGGCTGTACCGATGGCCACCATTCAGGAGATAGATCCCATTTATGTGGATGTTGCTCAATCCACCACCGAACTCCTGCGATTGAAGCGGAATTTCCAAAGAGGCTTACTGAAAAATAACGGCGAAAATCAACGAACAGTGAAGCTGCTTCTGGACGATGGAAGACCGTACCCGTTGGAGGGCACACTTCAGTTCCGGGATGTTACTGTCGATCCGACCACGGGATCGGTCATCTTGCGAATTGTGTTCTCAAATCCGAAGCATGTCCTGCTCCCTGGAATGTTTGTGAGGGCTACCGTCGTGGAAGGAACGGCCGACCAGGCCATACTCGTGCCTCAGCAAGGAGTGAGTCGAGACCCCAAAGGCAATCCTATCGCGTTGATTGTGGATGCTGATGGAAAGGTACAGCAGAAGAAACTAAAGCTTGATCGTCCGATTGGGGATAAGTGGCTTGTCTCTTCAGGTCTTGCACCGGGTGATAATTTGATTGTGGAAGGCTCGCTGAAAGTTCGGCCCGGAGCTACGGTAAAAAGTGTTCCTTTTCTCGACGGCCAAAAGGCAGTCAAGACTCCTGAGGACACTCACACCGCATCTAAAGAATCGAACTAA